A single Halarcobacter anaerophilus DNA region contains:
- the speA gene encoding biosynthetic arginine decarboxylase — protein MLENYGIDIWADDNFIIEEGVVKLNYASKPSLIEMVKEIREKDYKGPLLFRFPHLIEKQIEKLYTLYTNAIKEYDYKGKFNAVFPLKVNQLPNFLMPLINSGEKYNYGLEAGSKAELFLAMTYNKIGAPITVNGFKDKEMIHLGFIAKKMGHNITIIIEGLNELETILEVEKETSLPTPNVGIRTRLFNAGSGAWAKSGGIDAKFGLSSTEILEAFEMLEENNLTNILTMIHFHIGSSMKTIKPLKNALKEAGHIYAELKNLGATNLSAINIGGGLAVEYSQFQRTAQYHLQEFANDVVFTLKNIAKQKGVEEPNIFTESGRFISASSTVLITPVLELFTAEYDAQHLRLKEKNPPLIEELRELYNDMNSKTALEYMHDSIDHLDSLLKLFDLGYIDLEDRSNAEILANLIIKKAIWLLEVDDYEELKRIDNKIQEKYLVNFSIFQSLPDFWGIKQEFPVMPITHLNRNPTRSASLWDITCDSDGEIPFNPQKPLLLHDVNLKKEEYYLGFFHVGAYQDILGMRHNLFSHPTEINVVFEKGKVKLEKILESQKIIDILEDIDYDTKEIKEVLKNNLDNRTYKVLKKYLHDNSYLKTTWS, from the coding sequence ATATTGGAAAATTATGGTATTGATATTTGGGCAGATGATAATTTTATAATTGAAGAGGGTGTAGTCAAATTAAATTATGCATCAAAACCATCATTAATAGAGATGGTAAAAGAGATAAGAGAAAAGGATTATAAGGGTCCCCTTCTTTTTAGATTTCCTCATTTAATTGAAAAACAGATAGAAAAACTATATACGCTTTATACAAATGCAATCAAAGAGTATGACTATAAAGGAAAATTTAATGCTGTTTTTCCTTTAAAAGTAAATCAATTACCAAACTTCCTTATGCCTTTGATAAATAGCGGAGAAAAATATAACTACGGTTTAGAAGCAGGAAGTAAGGCTGAACTATTTTTGGCAATGACCTATAATAAAATAGGAGCTCCCATTACAGTAAACGGTTTCAAAGATAAAGAGATGATTCATTTAGGTTTTATTGCAAAAAAAATGGGACATAATATCACTATTATTATTGAAGGTTTAAATGAACTTGAAACTATATTGGAAGTAGAAAAAGAGACTTCTTTGCCTACTCCAAACGTAGGAATTAGAACAAGACTTTTTAATGCAGGAAGCGGAGCCTGGGCAAAATCGGGAGGAATTGACGCAAAATTCGGATTGAGTTCAACAGAAATACTTGAAGCTTTTGAGATGTTAGAAGAGAATAATCTGACAAATATTCTTACTATGATTCATTTTCATATAGGCTCTTCTATGAAAACAATTAAACCTTTAAAAAATGCTTTAAAAGAGGCAGGTCATATATATGCCGAACTTAAAAATCTAGGAGCAACAAATTTAAGTGCTATTAATATAGGGGGTGGATTAGCCGTTGAATATTCACAGTTTCAAAGAACGGCACAATATCACCTTCAGGAGTTTGCAAATGATGTTGTCTTTACACTTAAAAATATTGCTAAACAAAAAGGTGTAGAAGAACCGAATATTTTCACGGAATCAGGAAGATTTATTTCTGCTTCTTCGACTGTTTTAATAACTCCTGTTCTTGAACTTTTTACGGCAGAATATGATGCTCAACATTTAAGATTAAAAGAGAAAAATCCTCCTTTGATTGAAGAGTTAAGAGAGCTTTATAATGATATGAATTCAAAAACCGCTTTAGAATATATGCACGACAGTATTGACCACCTTGATTCTTTATTAAAACTTTTCGATTTAGGTTATATTGATTTAGAAGATAGAAGCAATGCAGAGATTTTGGCAAATTTAATTATAAAAAAAGCTATTTGGCTTTTAGAAGTTGACGATTATGAAGAGTTAAAAAGGATTGATAATAAAATTCAAGAAAAATATCTGGTAAACTTTTCTATATTCCAATCACTTCCCGATTTTTGGGGAATCAAACAAGAATTTCCCGTAATGCCTATAACTCATCTAAATAGAAATCCTACAAGAAGCGCAAGTCTTTGGGATATTACCTGCGATAGTGACGGAGAGATTCCTTTTAATCCTCAAAAACCTCTTTTACTGCATGATGTAAATCTAAAAAAAGAGGAGTACTATTTAGGATTTTTCCATGTAGGTGCATATCAAGATATTTTAGGCATGAGACATAATCTTTTCTCGCATCCTACGGAAATCAATGTTGTTTTTGAAAAAGGTAAAGTTAAACTTGAAAAGATTTTAGAGTCTCAAAAAATTATAGATATTTTAGAAGATATTGATTATGATACAAAAGAGATAAAAGAGGTGTTGAAAAATAATTTAGATAACAGAACATATAAAGTATTAAAAAAATATTTACATGATAACAGTTATCTAAAAACTACATGGAGCTAA
- the coaD gene encoding pantetheine-phosphate adenylyltransferase, whose amino-acid sequence MSDCKKRDNQSTYKKAIYSGTFDPITNGHMDIVCRATNIFDEVIIAVAKSELKKPMFSHEQRVAFAKAATKHLKGVRVIGFDTLLVDLATDLNINTIIRGLRAVSDFEYELQMGYANSSINKKIETLYLMPTLENAFVSSTIVREIIRFNGKFEHLIPSEVLECM is encoded by the coding sequence ATGTCAGATTGTAAAAAAAGAGATAATCAAAGTACATACAAAAAAGCCATATACAGCGGGACTTTTGACCCAATTACAAACGGGCATATGGATATTGTATGTAGAGCAACAAATATTTTTGATGAAGTAATAATAGCAGTCGCAAAAAGCGAATTAAAAAAACCTATGTTTTCCCATGAACAAAGAGTTGCTTTTGCAAAAGCAGCAACAAAACATCTAAAAGGTGTAAGAGTTATAGGGTTTGATACTTTATTGGTTGATTTAGCTACTGATTTAAATATTAATACTATTATCAGGGGACTTAGAGCTGTTTCGGATTTTGAATATGAACTGCAAATGGGTTATGCAAACTCATCTATAAATAAAAAAATCGAAACACTTTATCTAATGCCTACTTTGGAAAATGCTTTTGTCTCATCAACTATAGTAAGAGAAATAATACGATTTAACGGTAAGTTTGAGCATTTGATTCCAAGTGAGGTTTTAGAATGTATGTAG
- the acnA gene encoding aconitate hydratase AcnA, with product MDIVNSFEIEGEKFYFYDISKVIKENEKLRRLPIVLKILLEANLRKAKDNTEFSKIIDIFENRKNQKIGFYPSRMIMQGFSHLNFFMDLASMRDFAKKEALEANKINPEILVDMIIDDSLDIDDKDIVKKENEKNKESYGFAKWAENSFSNLRIIPPGSGICHQINLEYLSTILHIEKKEDKFFLYPETIVGTDTNTAMINSFGVLGWSVDSIKAQGVMLGNELLLALPKVIGVKVCKQLKETVTSWDIVSGLVKLLKEQNVQNCLVEFYGEGLKYLTLENRAVISKSAFEYEAKCSFFAVDDKTIKYFDETRENEDYGELIETYLKKQNLFYQNENLEYDRVIEFDLSKLCANVLFLKKPQESMDIESLQNFPKFNKTESLEDSDIVTASIVLSTFLKSNSYILAHAALIAKKAVALGLKVNSKTKASLVIEPFIKEYLEKLDFLKYFKELGFIIIDYKKDNSIFNIESSIEKEIKSNNLNLCSVISSDIQIEDMLNPLIKSNYKMSASLVILYSLTGKIDIDLFNKEICADTYLADLWPKSYEVTSHLGKLDKILYKDIYKNIFRGDEFWQKLKFENSSFYNWDKESTYIQALTFKKEPVLEKLEIQKAGILAIFGDNISTKQIFPLGQISLYSPAARYLESMKVKSFEYGTFEDRKQNAEVMTRGVFDSIDIKNLMISKEGGYTKDYENNEIVSIYDKALAFKKQNRDSVIFAGENFAKGVSSYWAARSIGVLGIKAVIAKSFDEVYKEDLISFGVLPLEFVEDDIKTLKLKGDESITISDNLIKVNSIVKAEIHKNGIKIEIDLKTRLDTKKELELYKNRGILNSFFEKKGL from the coding sequence TTGGATATAGTAAATAGTTTTGAAATAGAAGGAGAAAAATTCTATTTTTATGATATTAGCAAAGTAATTAAAGAGAATGAAAAATTACGAAGATTGCCTATTGTATTAAAGATACTTTTAGAAGCAAATTTAAGAAAAGCAAAAGATAATACAGAGTTTTCAAAGATAATAGATATTTTTGAAAACAGAAAAAATCAAAAAATCGGTTTTTATCCTTCACGAATGATAATGCAGGGATTTTCACACCTTAACTTTTTTATGGATTTAGCTTCCATGCGTGATTTTGCAAAAAAAGAAGCTCTTGAAGCTAATAAGATAAATCCTGAGATTTTAGTTGATATGATTATTGACGACTCTTTGGATATTGACGATAAAGATATTGTAAAAAAAGAGAATGAAAAAAATAAAGAGAGTTACGGCTTTGCCAAATGGGCAGAAAACAGTTTTTCCAATTTAAGAATTATTCCTCCTGGTTCGGGTATTTGTCATCAAATAAATTTAGAGTATTTATCTACAATTTTACATATAGAAAAAAAAGAGGATAAATTTTTTTTATATCCGGAAACTATTGTAGGAACGGATACAAATACTGCTATGATTAACTCTTTTGGAGTACTTGGATGGTCTGTAGATTCTATTAAAGCACAAGGAGTTATGCTGGGAAACGAACTTCTCTTAGCTTTGCCTAAAGTAATAGGAGTAAAAGTTTGCAAACAGTTAAAAGAGACGGTAACTTCTTGGGATATAGTTTCAGGTTTGGTAAAACTTTTAAAAGAGCAAAATGTTCAAAACTGTTTAGTAGAGTTTTACGGAGAAGGTTTAAAATATCTAACTTTGGAAAATAGGGCAGTTATTTCAAAATCGGCTTTTGAATATGAAGCAAAATGCTCTTTTTTTGCAGTTGACGATAAAACCATAAAATATTTTGACGAAACAAGAGAAAATGAAGATTACGGAGAGTTAATAGAGACATATTTAAAAAAACAGAATCTTTTTTATCAAAATGAGAATCTAGAATATGATAGAGTTATTGAATTTGATTTATCTAAACTCTGTGCAAACGTACTTTTTTTAAAAAAGCCTCAAGAGAGTATGGATATCGAAAGTTTGCAAAATTTTCCGAAGTTTAATAAAACAGAATCATTGGAGGATTCAGATATTGTAACCGCTTCTATTGTTTTATCAACTTTTTTAAAATCAAACTCTTATATTCTTGCTCATGCAGCATTAATTGCAAAAAAAGCAGTTGCTTTAGGACTAAAAGTAAACAGTAAAACAAAAGCCTCTTTAGTAATAGAGCCTTTTATAAAAGAGTATTTGGAAAAACTGGATTTTCTTAAATATTTTAAAGAGTTGGGATTTATCATAATTGATTATAAAAAAGATAATTCTATTTTTAATATTGAAAGCAGTATTGAAAAAGAGATTAAAAGCAATAATTTAAATCTATGTTCGGTAATCTCTTCTGATATACAAATAGAAGATATGTTAAATCCTTTGATAAAAAGTAACTATAAAATGTCGGCTTCTTTAGTGATTTTATACTCTTTAACGGGAAAAATAGATATTGATCTATTTAATAAAGAGATTTGTGCCGATACTTATTTAGCTGATTTATGGCCTAAATCTTATGAAGTTACCTCTCATCTTGGAAAGCTTGATAAAATTTTGTATAAAGATATATATAAAAATATTTTTAGAGGAGATGAGTTTTGGCAGAAATTGAAATTTGAAAATTCAAGTTTTTATAATTGGGATAAAGAGTCTACTTATATTCAAGCTTTAACGTTTAAAAAAGAGCCTGTTTTAGAAAAACTTGAAATACAAAAAGCTGGAATTTTGGCTATTTTCGGTGATAATATTTCAACAAAACAGATTTTTCCTTTGGGACAGATTTCTTTATATTCACCTGCTGCTAGATATTTGGAGAGTATGAAAGTAAAATCTTTTGAGTATGGAACTTTTGAAGATAGAAAACAAAATGCGGAAGTAATGACAAGAGGAGTTTTTGATAGTATTGATATTAAAAATTTAATGATTTCAAAAGAGGGCGGATATACAAAAGATTATGAAAATAATGAGATCGTATCCATTTATGACAAGGCATTAGCGTTTAAAAAACAAAATAGAGATTCCGTAATTTTTGCAGGAGAGAATTTTGCAAAAGGAGTCTCTTCTTATTGGGCTGCACGAAGTATCGGTGTTTTAGGAATAAAAGCAGTAATTGCAAAATCTTTTGATGAGGTATATAAAGAAGATTTGATAAGTTTCGGAGTTTTGCCTTTGGAGTTTGTTGAAGATGATATAAAAACTTTAAAATTAAAAGGAGACGAGAGTATAACAATTTCGGACAATCTTATAAAAGTTAACTCTATAGTAAAGGCAGAAATTCATAAAAACGGTATTAAAATAGAGATTGATTTAAAAACAAGATTGGATACGAAAAAAGAGCTTGAACTTTATAAAAACAGGGGAATATTAAACTCTTTTTTTGAAAAGAAAGGTTTATAA
- the tmk gene encoding dTMP kinase: MYVVIEGVDTAGKSTQLDILKNKYQDAIFTKEPGGTKIGLKLREMALNGEAKSKIAEMFLFLADRAEHINEVVKPNKEKMVISDRSVISGIAYASNMPLEIVTTLNLIATSNTLPTHVILLELSKEELTKRLQGKSNDSIESRGIDYLIDIQNRMKRTVEMLNLNHIYIDAALSIEEISKRIEDFING; this comes from the coding sequence ATGTATGTAGTAATCGAAGGTGTAGATACGGCAGGAAAATCAACCCAGCTTGATATACTAAAAAACAAATATCAAGATGCAATCTTTACCAAAGAGCCCGGAGGAACAAAAATAGGTCTGAAACTAAGAGAAATGGCTTTAAACGGTGAAGCAAAAAGTAAAATTGCGGAAATGTTCCTTTTTTTGGCCGATAGAGCCGAACATATAAATGAAGTGGTAAAACCGAACAAAGAGAAAATGGTAATAAGCGACAGAAGTGTAATAAGCGGTATTGCATATGCTTCAAATATGCCTTTGGAAATCGTTACAACACTTAATTTAATAGCAACATCAAATACTTTACCTACTCACGTTATACTGCTTGAACTATCAAAAGAAGAGCTTACCAAAAGGCTTCAAGGCAAATCAAACGATTCTATAGAATCAAGAGGAATTGATTATTTGATTGATATTCAAAATAGAATGAAAAGAACTGTAGAGATGTTAAATTTAAATCATATTTATATAGATGCTGCTTTAAGCATTGAAGAAATTTCAAAAAGAATTGAGGATTTTATTAATGGCTAA
- a CDS encoding recombinase family protein, translated as MSKIFSFVRVNNNNEVYTKTQRKGLKDYEQNNNISVYKEIEIVIDTPDEEKNMLEFLKSCEISSTLLVYDLNVFGRTIETILEIVKFLLSNKIRIIVIKQNLDLIDDKDMLTQMILGVISMTVHLEKDLMSLRTKEALTAKKLKGESLGKPKGTIQKSKFDKQRDKIEELLAVGLSVRKIAKLLGYNNHIGLNNYVKKRNIRHNLPNTLDIAS; from the coding sequence ATGTCTAAAATTTTCAGTTTTGTAAGAGTCAATAACAACAATGAAGTCTATACCAAAACCCAAAGAAAGGGTTTGAAAGATTATGAGCAAAATAACAATATTTCAGTTTACAAAGAGATTGAAATTGTTATAGATACTCCTGATGAAGAAAAAAACATGTTGGAGTTTTTAAAAAGCTGTGAAATCTCATCAACTCTTTTGGTTTATGATTTAAATGTTTTCGGTAGAACTATAGAGACGATTTTAGAGATAGTTAAATTTCTTCTTTCAAATAAAATCAGAATTATCGTAATAAAACAGAATTTGGATTTAATAGATGACAAAGATATGTTAACCCAAATGATTTTAGGTGTGATTTCTATGACTGTTCATTTAGAAAAAGATTTAATGAGTTTAAGAACAAAAGAGGCATTAACTGCAAAAAAATTAAAAGGCGAAAGTCTGGGAAAACCAAAAGGTACAATTCAAAAATCAAAATTTGATAAACAAAGAGATAAAATCGAAGAGTTGTTAGCCGTAGGTTTGTCAGTTAGAAAAATAGCAAAACTTTTAGGGTATAATAATCACATAGGATTAAATAATTACGTTAAAAAAAGAAATATAAGACACAATTTGCCGAATACTTTAGATATAGCCAGTTGA
- the hisS gene encoding histidine--tRNA ligase, giving the protein MANIQSLRGMNDILDKDSELFTYFIENASRIAKNYGFTYIETPILEETSLFKRSVGESSDIVNKEMYQFIDKGENDVCLRPEGTAGVVRSFVQNKLDRAGGNYRWYYYGPMFRYERPQKGRLREFHQFGCEVFGVSSVYEDANIIMMIKDILDFFKIGFKLQINSLGCQTCMPVYREKLVNYLTNIKEELCEDCNRRIVTNPIRVLDCKVENCQKLLYNAPKITHNLCEKCDTDFEKLKEILDFNNIEYEIDTNLVRGLDYYSQTAFEFTSNEIGAQSAIAGGGRYDRLVEFLGGRPTAGIGFAIGIERLLELIKTEDVKKESIYLGALCEEALNVLTKVAAKKRKDYKTFIEYTPRGFGKHFKIAEKNSATIVALIGENEIKEGTIYTKNLKTKEEKTIKLEDF; this is encoded by the coding sequence ATGGCTAATATTCAAAGCTTAAGAGGAATGAATGATATTTTAGATAAAGATAGTGAACTCTTTACCTACTTTATAGAAAATGCTTCAAGAATCGCAAAAAATTATGGATTTACTTATATCGAAACTCCCATTTTAGAAGAGACTTCTCTTTTTAAAAGATCAGTCGGAGAGAGTTCGGATATTGTAAATAAAGAGATGTACCAATTTATCGATAAAGGTGAAAACGATGTCTGTCTAAGACCTGAAGGTACGGCAGGAGTTGTTAGAAGTTTTGTTCAAAATAAACTTGACAGAGCCGGCGGAAATTATAGATGGTATTATTATGGACCGATGTTTAGATATGAAAGACCTCAAAAAGGAAGATTAAGAGAGTTCCACCAATTCGGTTGTGAAGTTTTTGGAGTAAGTTCTGTTTATGAAGATGCAAATATCATTATGATGATAAAAGATATTTTAGATTTTTTCAAAATAGGTTTCAAATTACAAATCAACTCTTTGGGATGCCAAACATGTATGCCGGTGTATAGAGAAAAGCTTGTTAATTATTTAACAAATATTAAAGAAGAGCTTTGTGAAGATTGTAATAGACGTATAGTAACAAATCCAATCAGGGTTTTGGATTGTAAAGTTGAAAACTGTCAAAAACTCTTATACAATGCTCCAAAAATCACTCATAATCTTTGTGAAAAATGTGATACGGATTTTGAGAAATTAAAAGAGATTTTAGATTTTAACAATATAGAGTATGAAATAGATACAAACTTAGTAAGAGGTTTAGATTATTATTCTCAAACTGCTTTTGAGTTTACTTCAAATGAGATTGGAGCTCAAAGTGCAATTGCAGGTGGAGGAAGATATGACAGACTTGTTGAATTTTTAGGAGGAAGACCTACTGCGGGAATAGGATTTGCAATAGGTATTGAAAGACTTTTAGAATTAATAAAAACAGAAGATGTAAAAAAAGAGAGTATTTATTTGGGTGCTTTATGTGAAGAGGCATTAAATGTATTAACAAAAGTTGCTGCAAAAAAAAGAAAAGATTATAAAACTTTTATTGAATATACTCCAAGAGGTTTTGGAAAACATTTTAAAATTGCCGAAAAAAATAGTGCTACAATAGTTGCTTTAATAGGTGAAAACGAGATAAAAGAAGGAACTATTTACACTAAAAATTTAAAAACTAAAGAAGAAAAAACTATAAAACTAGAGGATTTTTAA
- a CDS encoding UbiX family flavin prenyltransferase: MKLVVAITGASGARLAVKFIQNLPKSVEAFIVISRSAEKSLKLEDGIDLKEVLKDSGRFHFFKENEIEAPISSGSFKTDKMIILPCSMNTLAKCAVGISDNLITRAFTVMFKEKREIILAPREMPFSAIALENMHKLSQLGVIIAPPVLAYYSKQNSLELMEDFMIGKWFDLLKIEHNLYERWK, translated from the coding sequence GTGAAATTAGTTGTAGCAATAACAGGCGCAAGCGGGGCAAGATTAGCAGTTAAATTTATTCAAAATTTGCCCAAAAGTGTTGAAGCTTTTATCGTAATATCAAGAAGTGCCGAAAAATCCCTGAAACTTGAAGACGGAATTGATTTAAAAGAAGTTTTAAAAGATTCCGGCAGATTTCATTTTTTTAAAGAGAATGAGATTGAAGCCCCCATATCTTCAGGCTCTTTCAAAACAGATAAAATGATTATTCTCCCTTGTTCTATGAATACATTGGCAAAATGTGCAGTTGGAATTTCAGATAATTTAATTACAAGAGCATTTACAGTTATGTTTAAAGAAAAAAGAGAGATAATTTTAGCTCCAAGAGAGATGCCTTTTTCAGCAATAGCTTTAGAGAATATGCACAAGCTTTCACAGTTGGGAGTTATTATAGCACCCCCTGTTTTAGCCTATTATTCAAAGCAAAACTCTTTGGAGTTAATGGAAGATTTTATGATTGGAAAATGGTTTGATTTATTAAAAATCGAACATAACTTATATGAAAGATGGAAATAA
- a CDS encoding sulfite exporter TauE/SafE family protein, whose translation MTLELILFGLTAGFVSGFFGLGGGTVLTPILFTAGFAMKEAIAISIMQMVFSSIYGSFLNSKKAKHIFKDGITLGIGGSLGGLLNSFVHALVSDIFLQYVFIIIIIFSIVKIFVSPAEHNEEVKQHSKIVLLTVGFIVGVIAMSIGVGGAIMLIPILVSFMRYPLKIATSLSLFFVIFSSVAGFISLSLSGQMPFYEGLIIGTASLIGVFFGIKTKNLTGAKNYKKSILIMNVVILGIMVYKTVL comes from the coding sequence ATGACTTTAGAACTTATACTATTCGGACTTACAGCCGGATTTGTTTCAGGCTTTTTCGGCTTAGGCGGAGGAACTGTTCTAACTCCTATTTTATTTACTGCCGGTTTTGCAATGAAAGAAGCGATTGCAATCTCTATTATGCAAATGGTTTTTAGTTCTATATACGGTTCATTTCTAAACTCAAAAAAAGCAAAACATATTTTTAAAGACGGAATAACCTTAGGTATAGGAGGCTCTCTTGGCGGACTTTTAAATAGTTTTGTTCATGCTTTAGTCTCTGATATTTTTTTACAATATGTTTTTATAATAATCATTATTTTCTCGATTGTCAAAATATTCGTATCTCCTGCTGAACATAATGAAGAGGTAAAACAGCATAGTAAAATTGTACTTTTAACTGTCGGTTTTATTGTAGGAGTTATTGCAATGAGTATCGGTGTGGGAGGAGCTATAATGTTAATCCCTATTTTAGTCAGTTTTATGAGATATCCCTTAAAAATAGCAACAAGTCTTAGCTTGTTTTTTGTAATTTTTTCATCGGTTGCAGGTTTTATATCTTTGTCTCTTTCAGGACAAATGCCTTTTTATGAAGGTTTGATTATAGGAACTGCTTCTTTAATCGGTGTATTTTTCGGAATAAAAACTAAAAATTTGACAGGAGCTAAAAATTATAAAAAATCGATTCTGATTATGAATGTTGTAATATTAGGAATAATGGTTTATAAAACAGTTTTATAA
- a CDS encoding winged helix-turn-helix domain-containing protein — MKALRILVLENGLGSISDFVEVLKSDGFYLDICENSNDFLESIYNNHYDLYIIEINEKTPQRFKLIKLLNDYQDITMKMVIASKPNLMKLSLFYGCDESILKNIDSDETLFRIKALIRRQFKIHSDSICLCRNIEYDIFKKRVLKNKSEISLGEKPLRIIDYLLKFRGFFVSSENLENGVYPANSKNKNGSIRFHIHKIRQLIGEDIIISNRTNGYKINIH; from the coding sequence TTGAAAGCATTAAGAATCTTAGTTTTGGAGAATGGTCTCGGTTCTATCTCTGACTTTGTTGAAGTTCTTAAAAGTGATGGTTTTTATTTAGATATTTGTGAAAACAGTAATGACTTTTTAGAATCCATTTACAACAATCATTATGATTTGTATATTATTGAGATTAATGAAAAAACACCCCAAAGATTTAAGTTAATAAAACTTTTAAATGATTATCAAGATATTACGATGAAGATGGTAATAGCTTCAAAACCCAATCTTATGAAACTTTCACTTTTTTACGGTTGTGATGAATCTATTCTTAAAAATATAGATTCTGATGAAACACTTTTTAGAATTAAAGCTTTAATAAGAAGACAGTTTAAAATTCATTCAGATTCAATCTGCTTATGTAGAAACATAGAGTATGATATTTTCAAAAAAAGAGTTCTAAAAAATAAAAGTGAAATCTCTTTAGGAGAAAAACCTCTTAGAATAATAGATTATCTTTTAAAATTTAGAGGCTTTTTCGTATCTTCGGAAAATCTTGAAAACGGAGTTTATCCTGCCAATAGTAAAAACAAAAACGGTTCAATCAGATTTCATATACATAAAATAAGACAATTAATAGGTGAAGATATAATTATCTCAAACAGAACTAACGGGTATAAAATAAATATTCACTAA
- a CDS encoding CBS domain-containing protein has translation MFAIYNNNGLSFRSTVDNLYSLPNVDSIARSRNDVKEGLPKNHSSKRKKRIYEEASLEDATQIYKRVANLDTTQEIYHVQDLMTKEVVVLTQNSTLQEAYDLMEDKQIRQIPVLNNEDEKKIVAMVNQKNILNAVMDDIDFSSSTVKRTLASFDLGEVITADPITDIRRVAKVMVDFSLTAIPIVDQEDNLLGIVSRANILKAVANTPPLQIWG, from the coding sequence ATGTTTGCAATATATAATAACAACGGTTTGAGTTTTAGAAGTACCGTTGATAATCTTTACTCACTTCCAAATGTTGATTCTATTGCAAGATCAAGAAATGATGTAAAAGAAGGTTTACCCAAAAATCATTCATCAAAAAGAAAAAAAAGAATTTATGAAGAGGCTTCTTTAGAAGATGCAACACAAATTTATAAACGTGTTGCAAATCTTGATACTACCCAAGAGATTTATCATGTTCAAGATTTGATGACCAAAGAAGTAGTTGTTTTAACTCAAAACAGCACTTTACAAGAAGCTTATGACTTGATGGAAGATAAGCAGATTAGACAAATCCCCGTTCTTAATAATGAAGATGAAAAAAAAATTGTTGCTATGGTTAATCAAAAAAATATATTAAATGCCGTAATGGATGATATAGATTTCTCTTCTTCGACTGTTAAAAGAACTCTTGCAAGTTTTGATTTAGGTGAAGTTATCACAGCAGATCCGATAACAGATATAAGAAGAGTTGCAAAAGTTATGGTTGATTTTAGTTTAACGGCAATTCCTATTGTTGACCAAGAAGATAATCTTTTAGGAATAGTTTCAAGAGCAAATATCCTAAAAGCAGTTGCAAATACTCCGCCTCTTCAAATTTGGGGATAA
- the cysE gene encoding serine O-acetyltransferase — protein sequence MNDEEIISKIEEESKKLGLWKQIKEDFSVPKLNDPALNSNIELFFNYPGVWAVINHRVAHRLYKKGFKLLSRMIMGLTQFLCHMDIHPAATIGRRVFIDHGIGVVIGQTAIIEDDVLIYQGVTLGGVSLNKGKRHPTIRANSVIGSGAKVLGNITIGKNGKVGANSVVICDVPKNSTAVGVPAKIIKRDDKNGRLNHGDLPDVTKEMFEYLLKRVALLEHAVRDHDGIDLSNQDHDLECIYKRFISAMNATDKN from the coding sequence ATGAATGATGAAGAGATAATCAGTAAAATAGAAGAAGAAAGCAAAAAACTAGGACTTTGGAAACAAATAAAAGAGGATTTCTCCGTTCCTAAATTAAATGACCCTGCACTTAATTCAAATATAGAACTTTTTTTTAATTATCCGGGTGTTTGGGCGGTAATTAACCACAGAGTTGCCCATAGATTATATAAAAAAGGCTTTAAACTACTATCTAGAATGATTATGGGACTTACACAATTTTTATGCCATATGGATATTCATCCCGCTGCAACAATAGGACGAAGAGTATTTATAGACCATGGCATAGGAGTCGTGATCGGTCAAACAGCTATTATTGAAGATGATGTTTTAATCTACCAAGGAGTAACTCTTGGAGGTGTTAGTTTAAATAAAGGTAAAAGACACCCTACAATAAGAGCAAACTCGGTTATAGGAAGCGGCGCAAAAGTCTTAGGAAATATTACAATAGGTAAAAATGGAAAAGTAGGAGCAAACTCAGTAGTAATTTGTGATGTACCGAAAAATTCTACTGCTGTAGGTGTTCCTGCAAAAATAATCAAAAGAGACGATAAAAACGGAAGATTAAATCATGGGGATCTTCCGGATGTAACAAAAGAGATGTTTGAATATCTTCTAAAAAGAGTGGCTTTGTTAGAACATGCAGTAAGAGATCATGATGGAATTGATTTAAGCAATCAGGACCATGATTTGGAGTGTATTTACAAGAGATTTATAAGCGCAATGAATGCAACAGATAAAAACTAG